From the Carya illinoinensis cultivar Pawnee chromosome 4, C.illinoinensisPawnee_v1, whole genome shotgun sequence genome, one window contains:
- the LOC122308081 gene encoding uncharacterized protein LOC122308081 gives MMSFTIERSKFLRGDGGPYAPIYAATRFPAEQRGNDFESCSSSSIGRNSDSSSDGGDESGGESEVQSSYKGPLDTMDALEEVLPVKRGISNFYSGKSKSFTSLADVSSETSIKDLEKAENPYTRKRKNLLAHSSFWDKNHSCPLKNNDDGTSKRSTNSSRSTFPIGTNSGSNGTNEDSNSVSASPSFCLPPLHPHGKKPPCSSTLPPPPLRNSPWRSFSLSDLQCAAAATPNITGMAICSGDKDNKLH, from the exons ATGATGTCATTCACAATCGAACGCTCCAAATTCCTCCGCGGTGATGGCGGGCCATATGCTCCGATCTACGCCGCGACGCGGTTCCCGGCGGAGCAAAGAGGGAATGACTTTGAATCGTGTAGCTCTTCGTCGATCGGGAGGAACAGTGATTCTTCATCGGACGGTGGTGATGAGTCTGGAGGGGAGAGCGAAGTTCAGAGCTCGTATAAGGGACCTTTGGATACCATGGATGCTTTAGAAGAAGTTTTGCCGGTCAA GAGAGGTATATCCAACTTTTATAGCGGCAAGTCAAAGTCCTTCACAAGCCTAGCAGATGTCTCATCTGAAACCTCTATCAAAGACCTCGAAAAGGCAGAAAATCCCTACACCAGAAAACGCAAGAACTTATTAGCTCATAGTAGTTTCTGGGACAAGAATCACAGTTGCCCTTTGAAAAACAATGATGATGGGACATCAAAGAGATCAACTAACTCTAGTCGAAGCACATTTCCTATTGGAACCAACTCTGGAAGCAATGGTACAAATGAGGACTCTAATTCAGTCTCAGCATCACCATCTTTCTGTCTTCCACCTTTGCATCCACATGGTAAAAAACCACCCTGCAGTAGCACATTGCCCCCACCTCCACTACGAAATTCTCCATGGCGGTCATTTTCCCTGTCTGATCTACAGTGTGCAGCAGCAGCAACTCCTAACATAACTGGCATGGCAATTTGCAGTGGAGACAAGGACAACAAATTACACTAA